A genome region from Raphanus sativus cultivar WK10039 unplaced genomic scaffold, ASM80110v3 Scaffold4801, whole genome shotgun sequence includes the following:
- the LOC130507565 gene encoding protein CLAVATA 3-like isoform X2: MDSRTLVLVLLVCLIFLHDASDITHANANFHALPIRKMMVMEKENEWGGANGNEELRTVPSGPDPLHHHVNPPRQPRTDSHLP; this comes from the exons ATGGATTCGAGGACTCTGGTGCTAGTGCTGCTCGTTTGCCTCATCTTCCTGCATGATGCTTCTG ATATCACTCACGCCAATGCCAATTTTCATGCACTTCCCATTCGCAAG ATgatggtgatggagaaggagaatgAATGGGGAGGAGCAAATGGAAATGAAGAGTTAAGGACTGTTCCTTCAGGACCTGACCCTTTGCATCATCATGTGAACCCCCCAAGACAGCCACGGACCGACTCTCATCTCCCTTAA
- the LOC130507565 gene encoding protein CLAVATA 3-like isoform X1: MDSRTLVLVLLVCLIFLHDASGLFPFLSLLYICRSCSHILTITMFSTDITHANANFHALPIRKMMVMEKENEWGGANGNEELRTVPSGPDPLHHHVNPPRQPRTDSHLP; the protein is encoded by the exons ATGGATTCGAGGACTCTGGTGCTAGTGCTGCTCGTTTGCCTCATCTTCCTGCATGATGCTTCTGGTCTctttccctttctctctcttctataCATATGTCGCTCATGTTCACATATTCTTACAATTACAATGTTTTCTACAGATATCACTCACGCCAATGCCAATTTTCATGCACTTCCCATTCGCAAG ATgatggtgatggagaaggagaatgAATGGGGAGGAGCAAATGGAAATGAAGAGTTAAGGACTGTTCCTTCAGGACCTGACCCTTTGCATCATCATGTGAACCCCCCAAGACAGCCACGGACCGACTCTCATCTCCCTTAA